One genomic segment of [Phormidium] sp. ETS-05 includes these proteins:
- a CDS encoding ABC transporter ATP-binding protein, whose translation MINNSINPAIFIKNLCFSYQDKPDVLDGVDFQVLPGERVGIIGPNGAGKTTLFMSICGVLTPTGGEIMLFGEPVQPGEFRPEIGLVFQNPNDQLFCASVWDDVAFGPQNMGLSPVEVEKRVQEALSVTGLLNLGSRPPHHLSGGEKRMVAIAGILAMSPLAVIYDEPSASLDIRSRRRLIQLLQSSRQTLLISSHDLELILETCDRVILMDAGKIIADGNPQEIMGDAQLMENHGLEKPHSLFIHSFT comes from the coding sequence GTGATAAATAATAGCATAAATCCGGCCATTTTTATCAAAAATTTATGTTTTTCTTACCAAGATAAACCGGATGTGCTGGATGGAGTTGATTTCCAGGTGTTACCGGGAGAACGGGTGGGGATTATCGGTCCTAATGGGGCGGGTAAAACTACTTTGTTTATGTCAATTTGCGGCGTTTTGACTCCCACAGGGGGGGAAATTATGCTGTTTGGCGAACCGGTGCAACCGGGGGAGTTTAGACCAGAAATTGGTTTGGTGTTTCAGAATCCTAATGACCAGTTATTTTGTGCTTCGGTGTGGGATGATGTGGCGTTTGGGCCGCAAAATATGGGTTTGTCTCCGGTGGAAGTAGAAAAGCGAGTGCAGGAGGCGCTGTCGGTGACTGGTTTGTTAAATTTGGGGTCAAGACCGCCGCATCATTTGTCTGGGGGGGAAAAGCGGATGGTGGCGATCGCGGGAATTTTGGCGATGTCACCTTTGGCGGTGATTTATGATGAACCCAGTGCTAGTCTGGATATTAGAAGCAGACGGCGATTGATTCAGCTTTTGCAGTCATCTCGTCAGACGCTGTTGATATCTTCTCACGATTTAGAGTTGATTTTGGAAACGTGCGATCGAGTCATCCTCATGGACGCTGGTAAAATCATCGCTGATGGCAACCCCCAAGAAATTATGGGTGATGCTCAACTCATGGAAAACCACGGTTTAGAAAAACCTCACTCACTATTCATTCATTCATTCACATGA
- the cbiM gene encoding cobalt transporter CbiM: MHISEGLLPAKVCIGGYAIASLITWYELRRIEQQPNPTAGIPKAALLTAAFFVASSIRIPIPPASVHLVLNGMLGAVLAEYAFPAILVGLLFQAVMFGHGGITTLGVNAIIMGVPAILAARLFQLRHFAAKYIGIRKADSLFAFLAGGGGLGMTMVMFFAITIMGITADIDAGAEQAAILALLISHIPLIIIEGIFTVLLVKFLSRVKPEMLKINGPSRVGNAHSTR, translated from the coding sequence ATGCACATTTCTGAAGGGTTACTACCGGCTAAAGTTTGTATTGGCGGTTACGCGATCGCCTCGCTCATCACTTGGTATGAGCTGCGGCGAATTGAGCAACAGCCAAACCCCACCGCCGGTATCCCCAAAGCCGCTCTACTCACCGCCGCTTTTTTCGTCGCCTCATCCATCCGCATCCCCATCCCTCCCGCCAGCGTTCATTTGGTACTAAATGGAATGCTGGGCGCAGTTTTGGCAGAATACGCATTTCCCGCTATTCTGGTTGGTTTGTTATTTCAAGCGGTAATGTTCGGACATGGAGGAATCACCACTTTAGGCGTCAACGCCATAATTATGGGGGTGCCTGCTATATTAGCCGCTAGGCTATTTCAACTGCGCCATTTCGCCGCCAAATACATAGGAATTAGGAAAGCTGACAGTTTATTTGCCTTTCTGGCTGGCGGAGGCGGTTTAGGGATGACAATGGTGATGTTTTTCGCGATTACTATTATGGGAATTACCGCCGACATTGATGCGGGGGCGGAACAAGCGGCAATTCTAGCCCTGCTCATATCCCATATTCCTCTAATAATTATAGAAGGTATTTTTACCGTCCTTTTAGTTAAGTTTTTGTCCCGTGTCAAACCGGAAATGCTGAAAATAAATGGACCTAGTAGGGTGGGCAATGCTCACTCTACTAGGTAG
- the mazG gene encoding nucleoside triphosphate pyrophosphohydrolase, translating into MTNEALTAIERLMAVVAQLRSPVGGCPWDLEQTPETLIPYIIEEAYEVVDAIREGNREAIAEELGDLLLQVVLQAQIASETGQFSMTEIANGITDKMIRRHPHVFGDVQVSTVEEVRQNWEEIKAAEKLGKADLSDMEMGNGGTLPSPTPLSKGGRGDGEGSGVRAFRDSSPLLSSKLKRYNRTLPPLKAALKISEKAAAAGFEWDDIEGIWQKLQEEITEFQEAVQHQGPAERQAELGDMLFMLVQLARWYDIDPDAALGDTNRKFIKRLAKIEAYADRPLTDYTLAELDEFWVKAKAELAKQK; encoded by the coding sequence ATGACAAATGAAGCATTGACGGCGATCGAACGGTTGATGGCGGTGGTAGCGCAGTTACGATCGCCTGTTGGGGGTTGCCCCTGGGACTTGGAGCAAACGCCAGAAACTTTGATTCCTTATATCATCGAGGAGGCTTACGAGGTGGTGGATGCCATCCGGGAGGGCAACCGAGAGGCGATCGCGGAAGAACTCGGAGATTTGCTATTACAAGTGGTTTTGCAAGCCCAAATTGCCAGCGAAACCGGCCAATTTTCCATGACAGAAATTGCCAACGGTATCACTGATAAAATGATTCGGCGACATCCTCACGTTTTTGGCGATGTACAAGTCTCTACAGTAGAGGAAGTCCGGCAAAACTGGGAGGAAATCAAAGCAGCGGAAAAATTGGGCAAAGCTGATTTATCAGATATGGAAATGGGCAATGGTGGGACTCTCCCCTCTCCCACTCCCCTTTCAAAGGGGGGTAGGGGGGATGGAGAGGGGTCGGGGGTGAGGGCTTTCCGGGACAGTTCTCCCCTGCTCAGCTCTAAACTCAAACGGTATAATCGCACCCTCCCCCCCCTGAAAGCAGCATTAAAAATTTCGGAAAAAGCTGCCGCCGCTGGTTTTGAGTGGGACGATATTGAGGGAATTTGGCAAAAACTGCAAGAAGAAATTACCGAATTCCAAGAAGCAGTGCAACATCAAGGGCCAGCGGAAAGACAAGCGGAATTAGGAGATATGTTGTTTATGTTAGTCCAGCTTGCTCGCTGGTACGATATCGACCCAGATGCAGCTTTAGGGGATACTAATCGCAAGTTTATCAAGCGATTGGCGAAAATAGAAGCCTATGCCGATCGTCCTTTAACAGATTACACCTTAGCAGAGTTAGACGAGTTCTGGGTGAAAGCCAAAGCAGAGTTAGCCAAACAAAAGTGA
- the cbiQ gene encoding cobalt ECF transporter T component CbiQ, with product MTMDEYANLDSLMHRWDARCKLIGLTTLIFGFATVNSWQWLLLMLAISFSLYMLSKLPLSFLIRRLRYPSLFVLGLVVVLPFVSGQTIIWQMGPLAVRQEGCLAMLLITGRFVAIMTLCLVMFSTNSMLTTVKALQWGGMSPVMVDMILLSYRYLFELEKQLKTMATALRLRGFKSHQINQRNLSIFVALAGTLFVRSYEQSEQVYKAMRLRGYQANGRAVSTESLSRDLPSLVLMILCMIVGVIFMGVAVW from the coding sequence ATGACAATGGATGAATACGCTAATCTAGATTCTTTGATGCACCGGTGGGATGCTCGGTGCAAACTAATTGGTTTAACTACCTTAATATTTGGTTTTGCTACAGTTAACTCCTGGCAATGGTTATTGCTGATGTTGGCTATAAGCTTTAGTCTATATATGCTGTCTAAACTCCCCCTCTCGTTTCTCATCCGCCGCTTGCGCTATCCCAGCTTATTTGTGTTAGGATTGGTAGTAGTATTGCCATTTGTGTCGGGACAGACGATTATTTGGCAAATGGGACCTCTAGCAGTGAGGCAAGAAGGATGCTTAGCCATGCTGCTAATAACTGGGAGGTTTGTGGCGATTATGACTTTATGCTTAGTCATGTTCAGTACCAACTCGATGCTGACTACGGTTAAAGCCTTGCAGTGGGGGGGAATGTCTCCGGTTATGGTTGACATGATTTTGCTATCATATCGCTATCTGTTTGAATTGGAAAAGCAATTAAAAACAATGGCAACGGCGCTGAGATTGCGGGGATTTAAATCACACCAAATTAACCAGAGAAATTTATCTATTTTCGTGGCTCTGGCTGGGACTTTATTCGTGCGCAGTTATGAACAGTCAGAACAGGTGTATAAGGCGATGCGGCTGCGCGGATACCAAGCCAACGGGCGAGCAGTTAGCACAGAATCGTTGAGTAGGGATTTGCCGAGTTTAGTTTTAATGATTTTGTGCATGATTGTTGGGGTGATTTTTATGGGAGTGGCGGTTTGGTGA